The sequence ATGAACACTTAACAGAGTGCATTGCTAGAGCCACCAAAGAGGGCAATATTGAAGTGGAAATTGCCCAACTCAAAGCAGCTTTAGATAGATTTTTACCTTAATTTGTGGGACTTAACCTATCTGAATTATTCTCACGCAAAATTACATAACTCATTTGGCGATTTATTGATAATAATCGGCTCTATCAGTTGGAAATTTTTAATCTTCATTCCTCTGCACCATCTTCACTATCAACTGCGTCTAACCAAGTTTGCAAATCAGCCAAACTGGTAAAATCTAACAGTGCCTCACCCAGATTTTCTAATTGTTCCAAAGATAGATTTTCCATGCGCTCGCGCACTTGTTGAGGTAATTCTCCCAACCGTTTTTGTAGTTGACTAAGAATGAGCAATCGCGCTTCCGTTTCTCGTCCTTCTTCTTTAATTTCTCTGTAAACTCTCGTTTCTTTAAGTGTAATTCCTAACATTTCTTGTACCTCAGTTCTGCTTAATTGTTCAAATTTGTACACCATGATTGTTACCACTAGATCCATATATAAAACATGGAATCTCGACGCATGAATTTTCACTATTCTTTAATTGGTGACGCCACTAAACCCTTAATTCTTTTTCTCCACGGCTTTATGGGGAATCTTGAAGAATTTGATGCAGCCATAAAATTACTATCTGATGAATTTTCTTATCTCACAGTTGACCTTCCTGGACATGGTAAAACTCAAGTTTTAGGCGGTGAAGAATATTATACAATGGCTAACACGGCTCAGGCTTTAATCAATTTATTAGATGATTTAAATATCTCCCAATGTTTTTTAATTGGTTATTCAATGGGTGGAAGATTGGCTTTATATCTCACTCTACATTTTCCTGAACGATTTTTGAAAATTGTTCTAGAATCAGCTTCTCCAGGGTTAGCAACAGAGGAAGAACGATTAGAACGCATTCACCGCGATGCTCAAATAGCCGGAAAATTAACCAGAATTAATCACACAAGTGATTTTGCAGACTTTCTCAAAAATTGGTATCATCAACCGATTTTTGCGAATATAAAAAATCACCCAGAATATGCACAAATGGAAGAAAGTCGGTTGCAAAATCAGCCCCTTGAATTGGCTAAATCGCTGCGTTTCATGGGTACCGGCTCCCAACCTCCTCTATGGGAAAAATTTGCAGAAAATACCAAGCCACTGCTTTTACTAGTTGGCAAATATGACAAAAAATTTATTGATATTAATATAAAGATGGCGCAAATTTGTAATTTTGCTCAATTAGCAATTATTCAAGATGCTGGACATAATATTCATTTAGAAAAAACTCAAGAATTCGTGCATAGTGTCAGAAATTTCTTGAGTTAATAAGAAATAATTGAAGAATTGCGAATTGTGGTATTAGGTGTTGGTGGTGGATTAATTGTGTTTAATTCTTCTTGTAAGACTTGCTGATAAACTTTAGGCAAAGAGCGACTAACAGAATTAGTTTCGATACCATATCCTAAACTTGTCCAAGTCGGAGAAAGTCGCCGCAAAACATCATTGATTTTTCCCTGACGCAACTGTTGACTAATATCAGTTCCCCAAACTTTAGAATCATTTAACCAACGGTAAACCACGGTATCTTGATACTCCGCTTCAAAGCTATAAGAAGCCCAAAACATAATTTGCATGGGATTGGGATGATATCGCGGAGCAATTTGATACCAAGTCGTGTTGATAATTTGATATCTGCCTGCGGCTGTGGAACAATTACCTGTGTTAGGGCCTGTAACAATGGTGATGCAAATTTCAGGGTGACGGCTGAGATCTTTAACCTGCTGACCACCATACAACAAAGAGTAGGGACGGTTTCCACTGGCTTCGCTAGCAGATATGGTTCGCATCAAAGCGCGAATATAAGGATCGCCACCTTTCATAACTAGGGGTGGCTGTCTACCTGAAAAAAAGGGATTAGAAGGCGATCGCAAGCTTCCATGAATATACCACTGTAATAAGCAGACAAAGCCAAGAAGCGCCACTATAGGCCCAATTAGTTTTTCTACACCTTTGAATTCAAAGCCTTTCAGAGTCCAACTCCTTCAATACTCGCTCTTTAGCTAACCACAATTATCGCCGTGCTGATTCCGGTTAAGTTGATGTTTGGGGAATATTGATCATGTCTTACCTCAGATCTCTTTGTAGAGACGAAGCAAAAGCAACGTCTCTACATTCCTTGTCAGACATGTCTAATGACAAATAACAAATTAACACTGTTGAAATAACTCACCAAAGCTTTTAGGTGCTGCGTCTGGTCTAGACACGATCTCGACTATTTTATTACGTGCGGCTGGTTCAAACACAGATTCGACACTTACTTGGGCGACTTTTTGTCGAGGAATACTACCATCAAATAATGTATCAGCACCCTGCATCACTATCGGGTTGGGGTTATCTTCGTTCTTCAATCCACCGGGGCGGACAATTGTATAAGTAAGACCGCTTTTTTGGATATATTCTTCAGCTTGTTTTTTCCAAACCAAAATCAGCCAAAACAAATTTAGTGGATGGAACAGTTGGGAAGTACACAAAGAAGAAACTAAAACAAAATGCTCAATTCCTTTGGCTTTAGCCACATCTACTAAATTTTTCGTACCTTCAAAATCTACTCTATAGGGGCCAGTCGGGTCAAAGCTGGGTTTAGCTCCTGTAGCGCACAACAAAACTGTGCTGTCTCCCAAAGCAGCGGTCAAATTAGCTCGGTTTAACACGTCACCGGGAATTAACTCAGCTTCAGGTGGTAAAATTTCTCTGGCTTTTTCGGTGTCACGCACCAAAGCACGGACGGGAATGTTACGCGCTATCAGTTCTTGTACAATCCGGCGACCTGTTTCGCCTGTGGCCCCTGCTACAAATGCTTTCATGATCAACGCTATCCTAGAAAACTAAGTACACGATTGTTCAGTTCCTTATTGTAGTGATTCTATGAAGTTAATGACATGTTAATCAGGATTTCGCCAAAATAGAATCTGAGTGCGAAACTAACTACGCAAGCCGGGAATGATTAATATAGACAAACGCCAAAGAATACAGGAACGCGTTTATGCTTTCAAGAAA is a genomic window of Fortiea contorta PCC 7126 containing:
- a CDS encoding NAD(P)H-binding protein produces the protein MKAFVAGATGETGRRIVQELIARNIPVRALVRDTEKAREILPPEAELIPGDVLNRANLTAALGDSTVLLCATGAKPSFDPTGPYRVDFEGTKNLVDVAKAKGIEHFVLVSSLCTSQLFHPLNLFWLILVWKKQAEEYIQKSGLTYTIVRPGGLKNEDNPNPIVMQGADTLFDGSIPRQKVAQVSVESVFEPAARNKIVEIVSRPDAAPKSFGELFQQC
- the menH gene encoding 2-succinyl-6-hydroxy-2,4-cyclohexadiene-1-carboxylate synthase, coding for MESRRMNFHYSLIGDATKPLILFLHGFMGNLEEFDAAIKLLSDEFSYLTVDLPGHGKTQVLGGEEYYTMANTAQALINLLDDLNISQCFLIGYSMGGRLALYLTLHFPERFLKIVLESASPGLATEEERLERIHRDAQIAGKLTRINHTSDFADFLKNWYHQPIFANIKNHPEYAQMEESRLQNQPLELAKSLRFMGTGSQPPLWEKFAENTKPLLLLVGKYDKKFIDINIKMAQICNFAQLAIIQDAGHNIHLEKTQEFVHSVRNFLS
- a CDS encoding glycoside hydrolase family protein, whose translation is MALLGFVCLLQWYIHGSLRSPSNPFFSGRQPPLVMKGGDPYIRALMRTISASEASGNRPYSLLYGGQQVKDLSRHPEICITIVTGPNTGNCSTAAGRYQIINTTWYQIAPRYHPNPMQIMFWASYSFEAEYQDTVVYRWLNDSKVWGTDISQQLRQGKINDVLRRLSPTWTSLGYGIETNSVSRSLPKVYQQVLQEELNTINPPPTPNTTIRNSSIISY